A single Lactuca sativa cultivar Salinas chromosome 8, Lsat_Salinas_v11, whole genome shotgun sequence DNA region contains:
- the LOC111911550 gene encoding O-methyltransferase 1, chloroplastic, translating into MEVECFIGRCFVHSPAAPPILRQSLFSSSIQRNNKNGSLNVTAKICFHENDPHDHLFFKSAISRASYRFQEALRPEPLFVDPYAGCFVPPDLDLELDKNSDHHYCIGTRFIDDKLLNATKGADGAKQVVMFTDGMDTRAYRLNWPSSTVIYDVSPQSVFSKASQKLKDVGAKIPRSCLLLHVPLESSDMQQLLRDKGFNGSRPSIWVFQGFPVTNLASFKEILFMVSNLAMKGCLLVGEFPLWLTENDKVAKLNVETWMYEVFMSYGFRVQIIGYDDVARSLGREQVEGIPDNLLFVAEHLRFSDDEMETWRMQFQRVEEEGDEEGFEEL; encoded by the exons ATGGAAGTTGAGTGTTTTATAGGACGCTGCTTTGTACACTCACCAGCAGCTCCTCCTATTCTGCGCCAATCACTGTTTTCCAGTTCaattcaaagaaacaacaaaaatGGCAGCCTCAATGTTACAGCCAAAATCTGCTTCCACGAAAATGACCCCCATGACCACCTATTCTTCAAATCCGCCATTTCTCGAGCCTCCTATCGTTTCCAAGAAGCTCTTCGACCAG AGCCTCTTTTTGTCGATCCTTACGCTGGCTGCTTTGTGCCTCCTGACCTTGACCTTGAGCTCGACAAAAATTCGGATCACCATTACTGCATTGGCACTAGATTTATCGATGATAAGTTGCTTAACGCAACCAAGGGCGCTGATGGAGCTAAACAA GTTGTAATGTTCACAGATGGAATGGATACTAGGGCTTATCGCCTCAATTGGCCTTCTTCAACTGTAATCTATGATGTATCACCACAATCAGTATTCAGTAAAGCATCTCAAAAGCTCAAAG ATGTTGGTGCTAAAATTCCAAGAAGCTGTTTGCTTCTTCATGTTCCTTTGGAGTCATCTGATATGCAACAACTTTTACGTGATAAAGGATTTAATGGTTCCAGACCAAGTATATGGGTTTTCCAG GGTTTTCCAGTCACAAATTTGGCTAGTTTTAAGGAGATTCTGTTTATGGTTAGTAATTTAGCCATGAAAGGATGTCTGTTGGTGGGTGAATTTCCATTGTGGTTGACTGAAAATGACAAGGTGGCAAAG CTAAATGTGGAGACATGGATGTATGAGGTTTTCATGAGCTATGGTTTTCGAGTGCAAATCATAGGTTACGATGATGTGGCAAGAAGCCTTGGTCGAGAACAGGTAGAAGGAATCCCTGATAATTTGCTTTTTGTTGCAGAGCACCTACGATTTTCTGATGATGAG ATGGAGACTTGGAGGATGCAATTTCAGAGGGTCGAGGAAGAAGGTGATGAAGAAGGATTTGAGGAGCTCTAA
- the LOC111911551 gene encoding gamma-tubulin complex component 4-like encodes MLHELLLSLLGYTGDLIVDERDRQLSVGLSPDDPISNQCTFKLASDISFVEPSERDIIEKTIALGFYYRELDRFATKSRNLSWIRSGNESPMPYTSVFPKEKMENQSVYRRAIANGITEILSVYRSAILHMEQKLLSDHLPILATVTQGLNKFFVLLPPLYELILEIERDGICGGKLLNLLHKRCHCGVPELQTCIQRLLWHGHQVMYNQLASWMVYGILHDQYGEFFISEKEGNSDMNMTEKLTRMSVNDGTLSDWHLGFHISSDMLPEYIPLHVAESILFAGKAIRVLRNPSSAFRSVDAKHTKLMRDELLPQSESDKIESMLQNLKESSEFHKRSFEGSVDSIRAIAASHLWQLVVVRADLNGHLKAIKDYFLLAKGDFFQSFLEESRQLMRLPPRQSTAEADLLVPFRLAVTKTISDDDKYFSRVTLRMPGIGTKGDVSKSKYVDGDSSLLSDTSMEMSLDGWDGIALEYSIDWPLQLFFTQQVLSRYRRIFQYLLRLKRTQMELEKSWESVMQQDHSNFSKRVNGSTSTSTSQQRRQCFRPMWRVREHMAFLIRNLQFYIQVDVIESQWNVLQTHIDESRDFAQLVDFHQEYLSALISQSFLDIGSVSRILDGIMKLCLQFCWKIENQETNASTIELERITEEFNKKSNSLYTILRSSRLAGSQRAPFLRRFLLRLNFNSFFEQTAQGVMNVIRPRQTIPVLQR; translated from the exons ATGCTACACGAACTCCTACTGTCACTGTTAGGCTACACAGGAGACCTAATTGTCGACGAGAGAGATCGGCAGTTATCCGTTGGTTTGTCTCCCGACGACCCCATCTCCAATCAATGTACCTTCAAGCTTGCTTCCGACATATCTTTTGTCGAGCCCAGCGAAAG GGATATTATTGAGAAGACGATTGCTTTAGGGTTTTACTATCGTGAACTTGATAGATTTGCCACAAAGTCACGAAATTTAAGCTGGATAAGGTCCGGGAATGAGTCTCCTATGCCATACACTTCTGTCTTTCCAAAAGAGAAGATGGAAAATCAGAGTGTTTATAGAAGGGCCATTGCCAATGGCATTACAGAAATTCTTTCTGTTTACAGATCTGCCATTTTGCATATGGAGCAGAAGTTACTTTCAGATCATCTACCCATCTTAGCTACAGTTACTCAAGGCCTGAACAAG ttttttgttcTTTTGCCACCTCTATATGAACTGATTCTAGAGATTGAGCGTGATGGCATTTGTGGAGGGAAGCTTCTTAATCTTCTACATAAACGATGCCACTGTGGGGTCCCAGAGTTACAAACATGCATTCAgag ACTTCTTTGGCATGGACATCAGGTCATGTACAATCAACTTGCTTCCTGGATGGTGTATGGGATTCTTCACGATCAATATGGAGAATTTTTCATCTCTGA GAAAGAAGGAAACTCAGATATGAACATGACTGAGAAGTTAACACGTATGTCAGTTAATGATGGAACTTTAAGTGATTGGCATTTGGGATTTCATATTTCCTCG GATATGTTGCCAGAATATATTCCATTACACGTGGCAGAATCCATTCTATTTGCTGGAAAAGCAATTAGGGTTCTTCGTAATCCAAGTTCTGCATTTCGTTCTGTAGATGCAAAACATACAAAATTAATGAGAGATGAACTTTTGCCACAATCTGAATCTGATAAGATTGAATCCATGCTTCAAAATCTTAAGGAATCATCTGAGTTTCACAAAAGATCATTTGAGGGTTCTGTTGATTCAATCAGAGCTATTGCAGCAAGTCATCTTTGGCAG CTTGTGGTTGTACGTGCTGATCTAAATGGACATTTGAAAGCCATCAAAGACTACTTTCTTCTTGCAAAAGGCGATTTCTTCCAG AGTTTTCTTGAGGAGAGTCGTCAGTTGATGCGTTTACCACCTCGACAATCAACTGCTGAAGCTGATCTTCTGGTTCCATTCAGactg GCAGTAACAAAGACTATTAGTGATGATGATAAGTATTTTTCAAGAGTAACACTAAG GATGCCTGGAATTGGGACAAAAGGAGATGTATCCAAGTCAAAATATGTTGATGGTGATTCAAGTTTGTTATCCGATACTTCAATGGAGATGTCACTTGATGGGTGGGATGGTATAGCCCTAGAATATTCCATTGATTGGCCCTTACAATTGTTCTTCACACAACAAGTTCTCTCCAG GTATCGCAGGATTTTTCAGTATTTACTGCGGTTAAAGAGGACACAGATGGAGTTAGAGAAGTCATGGGAATCAGTAATGCAGCAAGACCACTCTAATTTTTCCAAACGTGTAAATGgatcaacatcaacatcaacatcacAACAGAGAAGACAATGCTTTAGGCCTATGTGGCGTGTTAGAGAACATATGGCATTCTTGATTAGAAATCTTCAGTTTTATATCCAAGTTGATGTCATAGAATCTCAATGGAACGTATTACAAACCCATATAGATGAGTCACGTGATTTCGCTCAGCTTGTGGACTTTCATCAAGA ATACTTGTCAGCTTTGATATCACAATCCTTCTTGGATATTGGCTCAGTGTCAAGAATATTGGATGGAATCATGAAGCTTTGCTTGCAGTTTTGCTGGAAGATTGAAAACCAGGAAACCAATGCAAGCACCATTGAACTCGAACGTATAACCGAG GAATTTAACAAGAAGTCGAATTCATTGTACACAATATTGCGAAGTAGCAGGCTTGCGGGAAGTCAGCGGGCCCCTTTTCTTAGGCGTTTCCTTTTGCGACTAAACTTCAATTCCTTCTTTGAG CAAACTGCACAAGGAGTTATGAATGTGATAAGGCCACGTCAAACTATCCCAGTCCTACAACGGTAG